One window from the genome of bacterium encodes:
- a CDS encoding Xaa-Pro peptidase family protein codes for MALPFELAEYEARIERTRAAMRDARLDLLLLFHQESLYYLFGYDQIGYWVYQTVVLPADGSAPTAICRGADALMIRESPFINEIRPWVDDSHVNPGAFTVDILKERHGLSGRRRIGIEKKSHALLPYYYDLLREQIPDGVDLVDASDLVTELRLTKSPAELAYMRRAAQIMDRAFTAAFEAARPGVRECDVNAAVLYTLSTLGADYPAVAPPIASGPRTLTQTHGAATERVMQPGDPFTIEIGAPYKRYHAVAVHSGHLGEPASEIRSLYNGLREGIEEGLEMIRPGLPAAQVATRVVDRLEAQGLSRRGRHVGYGIGIGYPPTWLDNLRIKETDPHVLREGMTFFLFAGALTKGGDLCLYLGEPVAVAPDGCERLSALPRELRLI; via the coding sequence ATGGCGCTGCCGTTCGAGCTCGCGGAATACGAGGCACGGATCGAGCGCACCCGCGCGGCGATGCGCGACGCCCGCCTCGATCTGCTCCTGCTGTTTCATCAAGAGAGCCTCTACTACTTGTTTGGCTACGATCAGATCGGCTACTGGGTGTACCAAACGGTCGTGCTGCCGGCCGACGGCTCCGCACCGACTGCGATCTGCCGCGGGGCCGACGCATTGATGATCAGGGAGTCGCCGTTCATCAACGAGATCCGGCCCTGGGTTGACGACAGCCACGTGAATCCCGGCGCCTTCACGGTCGACATTTTGAAAGAGCGGCACGGGCTGTCGGGCCGCCGGCGCATCGGCATCGAGAAGAAGAGCCACGCCCTGCTTCCTTATTATTACGACCTGCTGCGGGAGCAGATCCCAGACGGCGTCGACCTCGTGGACGCTTCCGACCTCGTGACCGAACTGCGGCTCACCAAGTCGCCCGCGGAACTCGCCTACATGCGCCGCGCCGCGCAGATTATGGACCGGGCCTTTACGGCGGCCTTCGAGGCCGCCCGCCCCGGCGTGCGCGAGTGTGATGTCAACGCGGCGGTGCTGTACACGCTCTCAACGCTCGGCGCGGACTATCCCGCCGTGGCGCCGCCGATCGCCTCCGGCCCGAGAACGTTGACGCAGACGCACGGCGCGGCGACCGAGCGCGTCATGCAGCCCGGCGATCCCTTCACGATCGAGATCGGCGCGCCGTACAAACGCTACCACGCGGTCGCCGTCCATTCCGGGCACCTCGGCGAGCCCGCGTCGGAGATCCGCAGTCTCTATAACGGTCTGCGCGAAGGCATCGAAGAAGGCCTGGAGATGATCCGGCCGGGCCTCCCGGCAGCGCAAGTGGCGACGCGCGTGGTCGACCGGCTGGAAGCGCAGGGGTTGTCGCGCAGAGGACGGCATGTCGGCTACGGCATCGGGATCGGCTATCCTCCCACGTGGCTCGACAATCTGCGGATCAAAGAGACGGATCCCCATGTGCTGCGCGAAGGAATGACCTTCTTTCTGTTCGCGGGGGCGCTGACGAAGGGCGGCGACCTGTGTCTCTATCTCGGTGAGCCGGTCGCCGTCGCGCCGGACGGGTGCGAACGCCTCAGCGCCCTGCCCAGAGAGCTGCGGCTG